The following are from one region of the Candidatus Eisenbacteria bacterium genome:
- a CDS encoding uracil-DNA glycosylase codes for GTRACTKCGLCETRTHAVPGVGSARTGIVFVGEAPGADEDAKGEPFVGRAGQLLTKIIAAMDEAALIPGVPLNRETVYICNVLKCRPPENRNPLPHEIESCSPYLHRQLEALQPRIICCLGKFAAELLVGLKGTIGGLRGKIYRFRGAKLLVTYHPAACLRNPAYKRPVWEDMQLLAREYLKDQ; via the coding sequence GGTACGCGCGCATGCACGAAGTGCGGATTGTGCGAGACGCGCACCCACGCGGTGCCGGGTGTCGGCAGCGCGCGTACCGGCATCGTGTTCGTGGGTGAGGCGCCGGGTGCCGACGAAGACGCGAAGGGCGAGCCGTTCGTCGGTCGGGCGGGGCAGCTGCTCACGAAGATCATCGCGGCGATGGACGAGGCCGCGCTGATTCCAGGCGTGCCGCTCAACCGCGAGACGGTCTACATCTGCAACGTGCTCAAGTGTCGGCCGCCCGAGAATCGCAATCCGCTGCCGCACGAGATCGAGAGCTGCTCGCCCTACCTGCACCGACAGCTCGAAGCCCTTCAGCCCCGCATCATCTGTTGCCTCGGAAAGTTCGCCGCCGAATTGTTAGTAGGTTTGAAGGGCACGATCGGCGGGCTTCGCGGGAAGATTTATCGCTTTCGTGGCGCCAAGCTGCTGGTGACGTACCATCCGGCGGCGTGCCTCCGAAACCCGGCCTACAAGCGGCCGGTGTGGGAAGACATGCAACTCCTCGCACGCGAGTACTTGAAGGACCAGTAG